TATCCAGTATGGATTTTCTGGTTCAACAGGCACTACTCCTATTTTTTGTATTCGGGCATTAGCTTTTTCATATTCATCCGGACGGTCGTAATAAAAAACCAATAAATTTTCCTTTGTAGGTTTAGGTAAAGGAGCTTCGTCGATGTGCTGGGTAAATTCTAAATGATACGTTTTATCTGGCATTCCTAACATTACACCGTCATACCCTAAATGATCTTCAAATTTACCCAATATTTGTAAGCCCAAAGCTTCTTGATAAAATTTCACAACCTCCCCAAGTTTGTTAGTGGGTCTTGCTATTCTGAATTGGACAGCTTTCATTTCATTTTTACTAGTAAACGTTTTCAATACAGTATGCTTGTTACACGACGTGACAAAAGCCCATGTGACAACTGAAGCTATAATACTTATAGATTTTCGTTTCATGCTTTTTGCTTTAATGTTACGCCACAAAATTCTGAATGAAACCTACCGTGAGCAATTGCAAAAATTCGGATTCTGTTGTCAATTTTCCTGTTTGTTCTGATAATGCACAGGTGACATGCCTTTTATTCCCTTAAAAAAGCGAGAGAACGCAGAAGTAGAAGCGAAACCTAATTGATCAGAAATACATTTAATAGAAAGCTGTGAATATTTTAAAAGCAACTCCGCTTCCAGCATAATTCGATTTTGAATGAGCGTAAGAGCTGATAGCCCTGTTTGGTTTTTCACACACTCACTGACATATTTAGGAGACAGACACATTAAGTCTGCATATTCTTTAACTGACTTTAATTGATGAAAATGTGTATCTACTGATTTTCTAAACTCATACATGACCTGATACTGCCTGTTAATTGATTTATCGGAATTCAATAAGCATAGTTCACATACTCTGTTGTAATCGTAAAGTATCTGCAGTACATACAATCTTGAAACATCAAGACAAAAAGCTGAGTGACTTTCTATTTCTTGTTTTATTTTTTTGAATTTATAATAAGTATCATTAAACTCCTCTTGATTTAAACCAAATATGGGAGGATAGTCAGGATTGATATACAAGAGTTCTTCCATAATTTCGCTTTTTACAAAACCATTCTTTACAAAATCAGGCTTGAATAGTAAAAAGCAAGCATCAAAATCTTTAGAAATTTGTCGAATGGAAAAAACGGTAGAGGTTGGGATAATAGAAACGGTATTAGATTCTATCAAAAAATTGTGATGACCGACCACAACCTCACCTTTACCCGCTGCACACAGAATGACTAAATGAAAATTTAATTTAACTGCATCAATAGGTTTTAGACATTCACTTACAGAAAAAACACAACAACTGGTGTCTTCTGTATTACTCGGCTGAAGACATAGGTGCTTTACAATGAATTTTTCAATTTCTAAGGATTCTACAGTCATTTTCTACTGGTATTAGCTCATTGCGAAATTGCGGGTTGGAGCAAATCAGATGTTCGAAGATTGTCCTGTCAACCCCTTATAAGTTTTATAAAAATCATACAGGTTATCGATATTATTAGAGCAAAGTATGGGTATTGCATTACTTAATACTTCATCATCCCAATTCCACCACTGCATCTCTATTAGCTTCTCTATGTGATCTTCCAAAAACCTTTTTTTTATCAGTTTTGCCGGATTACCACCAACAATTCCGTAAGGCTCTACATCTCTGGTAATCAAGGCTCTACTACCAATTACAGCTCCGTCTCCAATGGTAACACCTGGCATAATCATCGCTTCACTGCCAATCCATACATCGTTTCCTACTACTGTATCTCCAGCATTTTTGAATCCATCAATAGCACTTTTAAAATACTCGACTTCTGACATATAAAAAAAAGGGAAAGTCGATACCCAATCGTGTCGATGCCCCTGGTTTCCTGCCATAATAAAACTTACACCGCTACCTATTGAACAATAAGAACCAATAATCAACTTATCGACATCTTCCCTGTCGGGCAATAAATATCTTGCACATTCATCAAAAGAATGGCCGTGGTAGTATCCTGAATAGTACGAATATTTACCCGCGATTATATTTGGGTTTTTGATATGGTCCTTTATAATTTTTCCTTTGAAAGGGCTGTCGAAGAAATTCTCCATAGTAACGTATAGTTTTAATTAAAAAACAAAATAACGGGTATTGGGGGTGTATAACAAAGTGAGCTTGTGAATTGCTTACTCTAAGGAAGTCCGATTTCGTTACCCCAAAAACTATTGATTAAAAGCCTGGTATATCGTTTGTTTACCTGTCAACAACCTAATCTGCCGTATAGCACCGGTTCCTTCAAATCCATAGCCTAGTCCTACAATTTTACTAGCATACTTGGGAGCTGGCAACTGAAAAATTAACTGATCATTCATGTAGAAAAGAAGGAATCTTTTGTTGCCTTTGCAACTCACTTTCACCCAATCTTTGTACGTGGTACCGAAGGAAGATAAATCGGTGGACTGACCATTAATCAGTGTATCGATAGCGAACAATTTCAAAGAAGAAATGCAACCATTTTGACTTAATGGAATGCTAATTGCACTCCCTTCAGTAAACAACACAACGCTAGTATGTTGACAGATCCCAGCTCCCTGACCATACGTGTTTTTGAGCTGACAGCTAAAGTTAAAGTCATCGGTACTGACGGGTTCGAAATTGCCCACATTGTAATAATGCACTGCTGGAGGATCCGGTTGTAATGGAATCCCGTTTGCTTGAATCGTTTCCAACGATACATTCAAACCTGCCGCGTCACCAATAGCCGATTTTGCCAAATAAATGGGCACGGGTTTCCGATCAATCAAGGCTAGCCAGCCCTCGGTAGGAATAACCACGGTATGTTTGCGGACCGTGTGGGTACCAACGAGCAGACGTGCTTCATAAGTACCCGGATAATAGTACAGTGAGGTAAATGCATGAGCCTGTCTATCCACTCGTTGCCGCCGACTAGGGTCCCAACTCTGTTGAATAAAAATGGAATCAGTGGAGGCTGCGGAGGCATCATATGAAAAAACTACCGAATTGGGAATACTGCGGGTGATGGCTCGGCTAGCAAAGCGATACGTAGGGTGCTGATTCGGCTGAAGTCGATCATACATGACATAAGTAACCAGTAATCCGGTCAAAAATAGGCCACTGATTATCCAAATATATTGTCGCCACTTCGTACGATAGAATAATCGACGTGCCGGTTGATGAGCAGGTGGATCCGTCTGTTGGTTTTGATCGACAAACTGTCGGAAAATACGCCAATCGGCATGACCTAAATATTTAGCTAGCGTATTTAAGGTCGTTATACTGGGTAAGTGATCATAACGAACCCGCCCCCACAATCGACGGAGTGTACTAGTGCTCAGCCGCACTTGCGTTTGATCAAAGATTTGCTCACTCAGCACTTCAAAATCCGAGTTTTGCCAACTGTCGCTAGGCCCCCACGCCAGCTTTTTTTCAATTTCAAGTCGGTACTGTAGCCAGTACTTGTCTTCCTTTTGCATTCAAAATCAGCGTGATACAATTTGACAGCGGTTGAACAAATCTTGAATCTGCACCTACTGATTGTGTTTCTACTTTTAGCTCAATGCTATGACAGCTAAAAGTAATTAAAACCAACAAGCAAGCAATGAACCGGATTTCATTCAACCTGTTAATGAGCCTTTGTCTCTGCGTAATCATTCTGGGCTCAATCATGGCCCAACCATCTAAACCCTTAAAAAAGACTACGGGCAGCCTCAGCATCCCTATGGAAGCCTCTTATTGGATGTTCGATTCTAGTAAAGTTGAATTTATCACGCATCGAGGAGTCAAAGCCGTACGCAGTAAGAATCAGGCTCCTTATCAGATTTTTCTTAAGAACCCGTCTTTCGCTGAGGGGACTATTGAATTTGATGTTGAGCTAACGGGTATCGGATTTCCCGGCATTAACTTCCGCATGTCAGCAGACCAAAAGCAGGGCGAAAATTTTTACATTCGCTCGTTTGGTAGGGTTCCGCCCGAATTACGTACGACCTTACAATATGCTCCTATTGTCGACGGCATAAGCCTATGGGATCTCTATGACGACTATCAAACAGGAGCGGTTATTTATCAGCAAGGCTGGAATCATGTCAGACTGGTTATATCGGGGCAGCGGATGATGGTCTTTGTCAACGATAGGGCCAAACCCAGTCTTTACATCCCGCGTTTAGAAGCTTCAAGCGCTCAGGGTGGCATCTCTTTGAGTGGAAACGTGATCTATGCCAACGTTAAAATTGACCCCAATCCACCAACCGGCCAATGGGGACAAACCGATTATAATCCGCTTGCCACAGACACTCGTTATGTGAGAAATTGGCAGGTGCATGGCCCCATCGACTTCCCCTTTGGAAAGGATATAATTTATCCGCTTCCTAGTATGTATGGCACGCTAAACCGATCGGATATTCCCGATAGTACTGCCTCCTGGGAATCGATTCAGGCGGATGCAAGAGCAATGGTCAATTTGTCAAATCGCTATGGTGGAGTACCTAACGACAACCGTCGATTGGCTTGGTTAAAGACAACAATTCATTCAGATCATGCTCAACAAAAAATAGTACACTTGGGTTTTAGTGATGAAGTATGGCTATTTGTGAATGGGCAAATTGTTTATGTTGATAAGAATTACTTCGGTACTCCTAATGCGAAGAACGATGGACGGTGCAATCTAGAAAACGCTCAAGTACTTTTATCTTTAAAGCCTGGAAAGAATGAGATTATGATTGGTTTAGCAAACTATTTCTATGGGTGGGGTCTGATTGCTAGATGGTCTGACATGAACGGTATTCAAGGCATTAAAAACTAATTAGCCTACACAATTATTTGGTGCAAAATTGTATGGGAGTACAGTAAAATATTTCACAGGTTTGTTGCAAACGAAAATGGATCTATGAGATAGATCCGTAGAGGTACCGGTATTGGCCGAAAGCTTCTAGAAACAGCACTTGCCTATTGCCAAGAAACAGCGTTCAAACGTTGTATTTGTTAACAACGGATGTACCAAAAAAGGCTATTTCTATGTACAAAAAAGCAGGCTTTGAATTAAGTAGCTCAATTGAAGTTACGTAGTGGGGCCAGCTCCTTCATGAAGAGCGTTACGATTTTATGGTAAGTAAAGTGCCTTAAGTATGCTTGCTGAATGGGCCATTAGCCCTATCCTAATAGTTATAGATTAAACGGATCATATCTTTAATTCTATAGTATATAGTTTGTAGTATTGAGCTAGCCACAAAACACTGGGCAAATTTATAAGCTGCATTGTGAAGTGTATGATTCAGCTTGTCTTAGAGCTTAAATAGGAGAGACATTCTTAGTACAAGTCTTTGACATATAGATACTTATTTAAAAAATATGTTTCAGTCCATTAAACGAAACGGTTGAAATAAGATAATATCGTTTCCGCATCAAAATGGGAACAGTAGCCGAAAACTTTAGAGTATTAAACTGCCTGACTTTACCCTGTTCAAGCGGTTGGCCTTTTAGCTTTATTTGGTAGCGATCGCCACCATTTACATCGTATTCTAAATTAAAGGGCCGGATAGCGGGGGAATTCCGGAACACGGATTTGGTAATTTGGCTTTTTAGGAAATCCTTTTTTATTTGCCCATTAGCAACGAAACTAACTAAAATCAAAACAAAGAGAATAGACTGTATTTTCATAGGCAATAGTGTGAACGATGGAATAGCTGTTAGTGCTAAAAATAATTCCTTTTCAAAGGCTGATCA
This portion of the Siphonobacter curvatus genome encodes:
- a CDS encoding VOC family protein produces the protein MKRKSISIIASVVTWAFVTSCNKHTVLKTFTSKNEMKAVQFRIARPTNKLGEVVKFYQEALGLQILGKFEDHLGYDGVMLGMPDKTYHLEFTQHIDEAPLPKPTKENLLVFYYDRPDEYEKANARIQKIGVVPVEPENPYWIDKSKTYEDPDGWRIILYNGVYNP
- a CDS encoding helix-turn-helix domain-containing protein, with the protein product MTVESLEIEKFIVKHLCLQPSNTEDTSCCVFSVSECLKPIDAVKLNFHLVILCAAGKGEVVVGHHNFLIESNTVSIIPTSTVFSIRQISKDFDACFLLFKPDFVKNGFVKSEIMEELLYINPDYPPIFGLNQEEFNDTYYKFKKIKQEIESHSAFCLDVSRLYVLQILYDYNRVCELCLLNSDKSINRQYQVMYEFRKSVDTHFHQLKSVKEYADLMCLSPKYVSECVKNQTGLSALTLIQNRIMLEAELLLKYSQLSIKCISDQLGFASTSAFSRFFKGIKGMSPVHYQNKQEN
- the catB gene encoding type B chloramphenicol O-acetyltransferase, giving the protein MENFFDSPFKGKIIKDHIKNPNIIAGKYSYYSGYYHGHSFDECARYLLPDREDVDKLIIGSYCSIGSGVSFIMAGNQGHRHDWVSTFPFFYMSEVEYFKSAIDGFKNAGDTVVGNDVWIGSEAMIMPGVTIGDGAVIGSRALITRDVEPYGIVGGNPAKLIKKRFLEDHIEKLIEMQWWNWDDEVLSNAIPILCSNNIDNLYDFYKTYKGLTGQSSNI